The Salmonella enterica subsp. houtenae serovar Houten genome has a segment encoding these proteins:
- a CDS encoding phage major tail tube protein FII: MALPRKLKHLNLFNDGNNWQGIVESLTLPKFTRKFEKYRGGGMPGAVDVDMGLDDGALDTEFSIGGTELLLFKQMGKATVDGIQLRFTGSIQRDDTGEVQAVELVVRGRHKEVDSGEWKTGESSSTKVSSTNSYAKLTINGEVLYEVDLVNMVEIVGGVDLMEEHRNALGL, translated from the coding sequence ATGGCTTTACCACGCAAGTTAAAACACCTGAACCTGTTCAACGACGGGAACAACTGGCAGGGGATCGTTGAGTCTCTGACCCTGCCGAAATTTACCCGCAAGTTTGAGAAGTATCGCGGCGGCGGTATGCCGGGCGCAGTGGATGTGGACATGGGGCTGGATGACGGTGCACTGGACACGGAATTTTCAATCGGCGGTACCGAGCTGCTGTTATTCAAGCAGATGGGCAAGGCAACCGTTGACGGCATCCAGTTGCGTTTCACTGGTTCCATTCAGCGTGACGATACCGGCGAAGTGCAGGCCGTTGAGCTGGTTGTGCGCGGGCGCCATAAAGAAGTGGATTCCGGCGAGTGGAAAACCGGCGAGAGCAGCAGCACCAAAGTCAGCAGTACCAACAGCTACGCGAAGCTGACCATTAATGGTGAGGTGCTCTATGAGGTCGATCTGGTCAACATGGTAGAAATCGTTGGCGGCGTGGACCTGATGGAAGAACACCGTAATGCCCTCGGCCTCTGA
- a CDS encoding phage tail protein E, with amino-acid sequence MSDKLTEKTVKLDTPIMRGKAEITEIVLRKPQSGALRGTRLQAIMDMDVGAMMTVIPRISTPTLTAQEMAELDPADLTALSVEVVTFLLKKSVLAGLPTA; translated from the coding sequence ATGAGCGACAAGCTGACTGAAAAGACCGTAAAACTGGATACTCCCATCATGCGCGGTAAAGCTGAAATTACCGAAATTGTGCTGCGCAAGCCTCAGTCCGGCGCACTGCGTGGCACCCGTCTGCAGGCCATTATGGATATGGACGTGGGCGCAATGATGACTGTGATCCCACGAATCTCCACCCCGACGCTGACCGCGCAGGAAATGGCAGAGCTGGACCCCGCAGATCTCACCGCGCTGTCGGTAGAGGTGGTGACTTTTTTGTTGAAGAAGTCGGTGCTTGCCGGTTTACCGACAGCCTGA
- a CDS encoding phage tail tape measure protein has product MGPAMSDNNLRLQVILNAVDKLTRPFRSAQASSKELAAAIQQSRARLKELDAQAGRIDGFRKASAQLAVTGNSLKAAREEAAKLATQFSATNRPTAAQARLLEQAKNRVTELQSKYNGLRQSVQRQRLALNEAGLDMKKLSSAQRELRQNADETRQALDRQQKSLKRLGEQQARMNAVRDQYSRRLEVRDRIAGAGATTTAAGVAMGAPVVAAVKSYASMEDAMKGVAKQVNGLRDDNGNRTKQFYDMQDAIKAASEQLPMENGAIDYAALVEGGARMGVTNQDDPYEEQKRDLLAFASTAAKAATAFELPADELAEGLGKIAQLYKVPTRNIEQLGDALNYLDDNAMSKGGDIINVLQRMGGVADRLDFRKAAALGSTFLSLGAAPEIAASASNAMVRELSIATMQSKRFFEGMSLLQLNPAEIEKQMTTDAMGTIQRVLEKVNNLPQDKRLSAMSMIFGKEFGDDAAKLANNLPELQRQLKLTSGSGANGSMQKESDINKDSLSAQWLLVKTGAQNAFSSLGETLRQPLMDIMGMVKRVTGALRRWVEQNPVLAGTLMKVAAATAAITVGLGALAVAVAAVLGPLAVIRFGLSMLSVKALPSAAAAATRTGSVLRLLISGPLALLRVALFAVGSLLGALLSPVGLVVAALAGVALVIWKYWQPISAFLGGVVEGFRAAAAPISAAFEPLRPVFQWIGDRVQALWGWFNDLLTPVKSTAEELNSAAAMGRRFGEALAEGLNMVMHPLESLKSGVSWLLEKLGIVSKEAAKAKLPAQVTQQQSATVNSDGKVVLPPGGFPAYAGMYDTGGIIPRGQFGIVGENGPEIVNGPANVTSRRRTAALASVVAGVMGVAATPAEAAPLHPFSLPARAYQPPLAKADSPPPVIRYEINAPIHIVAQLRQNAQDIAREVARQLDERERRARAKARSNFSDQGGYES; this is encoded by the coding sequence ATGGGGCCAGCGATGAGTGACAATAACCTGCGTCTGCAGGTGATTCTTAATGCGGTTGACAAGCTCACCCGCCCATTCCGATCCGCGCAGGCCAGCTCAAAAGAGCTGGCTGCAGCCATTCAGCAAAGCCGCGCCCGCTTAAAAGAATTAGATGCTCAGGCGGGCCGCATTGATGGTTTCCGCAAGGCCAGCGCGCAGCTGGCAGTCACCGGTAACAGCCTGAAAGCCGCACGCGAAGAAGCGGCGAAGCTTGCCACGCAATTCTCTGCCACCAACCGCCCGACGGCGGCGCAGGCACGGCTGCTTGAGCAGGCAAAGAACCGCGTTACGGAGTTACAGAGCAAATATAACGGTCTACGTCAGTCAGTGCAGCGCCAGCGTCTTGCGCTCAATGAAGCCGGACTGGACATGAAAAAGCTCAGTAGTGCGCAGCGGGAACTGCGGCAGAATGCCGACGAAACCCGGCAGGCCCTGGACCGGCAGCAGAAATCCCTTAAACGCCTGGGCGAACAGCAGGCGCGAATGAACGCCGTCCGCGATCAGTATTCACGCCGTCTTGAGGTGCGGGATCGCATCGCCGGGGCAGGGGCTACCACTACGGCTGCGGGGGTGGCAATGGGCGCACCTGTTGTGGCGGCAGTTAAGAGCTACGCCAGCATGGAAGATGCCATGAAAGGCGTGGCAAAGCAGGTAAACGGGCTGCGGGACGATAATGGCAACCGCACAAAACAGTTTTATGACATGCAGGATGCCATCAAGGCCGCCAGCGAACAGCTGCCGATGGAGAACGGCGCTATAGACTATGCCGCGCTGGTTGAAGGTGGTGCTCGCATGGGGGTGACCAATCAGGACGATCCTTACGAAGAGCAGAAACGTGACCTGCTAGCTTTTGCATCCACGGCGGCAAAAGCGGCAACGGCCTTTGAGCTGCCCGCAGATGAACTGGCAGAAGGGCTGGGGAAAATCGCGCAGCTCTATAAAGTTCCGACGCGCAATATTGAACAACTGGGCGATGCGCTGAACTACCTGGACGATAACGCCATGTCAAAGGGTGGGGACATTATCAACGTCCTGCAGCGTATGGGGGGCGTGGCTGACCGCCTTGACTTCCGAAAGGCCGCGGCGCTGGGTTCAACATTCCTTTCTCTTGGGGCTGCCCCGGAAATCGCCGCCAGCGCCTCTAATGCCATGGTGCGTGAACTGTCCATTGCCACCATGCAAAGTAAACGATTTTTTGAAGGCATGAGTCTGTTGCAACTCAATCCAGCGGAGATTGAAAAGCAGATGACCACCGATGCCATGGGCACAATTCAGCGGGTTCTGGAGAAGGTCAACAATCTGCCGCAGGATAAACGCCTGTCAGCCATGTCAATGATTTTTGGCAAAGAGTTTGGCGATGATGCGGCAAAGTTGGCTAACAACCTGCCGGAGCTGCAGCGCCAGCTGAAACTCACATCAGGTAGTGGTGCTAATGGCTCCATGCAGAAAGAATCCGACATTAACAAGGATTCATTGTCTGCGCAGTGGTTGCTGGTTAAGACGGGCGCGCAGAACGCTTTCAGCAGCCTGGGGGAAACGTTGCGCCAGCCGCTGATGGATATTATGGGCATGGTTAAGCGCGTGACCGGGGCGTTGCGTCGCTGGGTTGAGCAGAATCCCGTGCTGGCTGGCACGCTGATGAAAGTGGCGGCAGCTACGGCAGCCATTACTGTTGGGTTGGGGGCGCTGGCAGTGGCGGTGGCTGCGGTACTAGGGCCGCTGGCGGTTATCCGGTTTGGCCTGTCCATGCTGTCAGTTAAAGCGTTACCTTCTGCAGCCGCCGCTGCCACACGTACAGGTAGCGTGCTGCGTTTGTTGATCTCTGGTCCGCTGGCTTTGCTGCGCGTGGCATTATTTGCTGTTGGTAGCCTGCTGGGTGCGCTGCTCAGTCCTGTAGGGCTGGTTGTGGCTGCACTGGCAGGCGTGGCGCTGGTTATCTGGAAATACTGGCAGCCCATTAGTGCATTTCTGGGGGGCGTGGTGGAAGGGTTCAGAGCCGCTGCTGCGCCCATCAGCGCCGCCTTTGAGCCGCTCAGACCCGTGTTTCAGTGGATTGGTGACAGGGTGCAGGCCTTGTGGGGCTGGTTCAATGATTTACTTACCCCGGTTAAATCCACTGCCGAAGAACTGAACAGCGCAGCTGCAATGGGGCGTCGGTTTGGTGAGGCGCTGGCGGAAGGTCTGAATATGGTGATGCACCCACTTGAGTCACTTAAATCCGGTGTGTCATGGCTGCTGGAAAAGCTCGGTATTGTTAGTAAGGAGGCGGCAAAGGCGAAACTACCTGCGCAGGTTACGCAGCAGCAGTCCGCCACAGTGAACAGTGACGGCAAAGTGGTGCTTCCGCCAGGCGGGTTCCCGGCTTACGCGGGGATGTACGACACGGGCGGGATCATTCCACGCGGGCAGTTTGGCATTGTCGGAGAAAATGGCCCTGAAATTGTGAACGGACCGGCAAATGTTACCAGCAGGCGGCGTACTGCTGCGCTGGCCTCTGTCGTTGCTGGCGTGATGGGGGTAGCTGCGACACCTGCAGAAGCGGCTCCGCTTCATCCGTTCAGTTTGCCTGCGAGGGCATACCAGCCCCCGCTTGCTAAGGCAGATAGCCCGCCGCCGGTTATTCGTTATGAGATAAATGCGCCCATTCATATTGTCGCTCAGCTTAGGCAGAACGCGCAGGATATTGCCCGTGAAGTGGCACGCCAGCTTGACGAACGGGAGCGCCGGGCCAGGGCAAAAGCGCGCAGCAATTTCAGCGATCAGGGGGGGTATGAATCATGA
- the gpU gene encoding phage tail protein: MMMVLGLYVFMLRSVPYQELQYQRSWRHAANSRVNRRPSTQFLGPDNDSLTLSGVLLPEVTGGRLSLLALEQMAELGKAWPLIEGSGTIYGMFVVESLSQTKTEFFASGMPRRIEFTITLKRVDESLSDMFGSLSDQLSNLQDSAASAIGEIKNTVGGLLQ, encoded by the coding sequence ATGATGATGGTACTGGGTTTATATGTATTTATGCTGCGCAGTGTCCCTTATCAGGAACTGCAGTATCAGCGCAGCTGGCGACACGCCGCCAACAGCCGGGTGAACCGCCGTCCGTCAACGCAGTTTCTTGGCCCGGATAACGACTCACTGACACTATCCGGGGTTCTGCTGCCGGAAGTGACCGGCGGCAGACTGTCATTACTGGCGCTTGAACAAATGGCTGAACTGGGCAAGGCATGGCCTTTGATTGAAGGCAGTGGAACCATTTACGGCATGTTTGTTGTTGAGAGTCTGAGCCAGACAAAGACGGAGTTTTTTGCCAGCGGAATGCCCAGGCGCATTGAGTTTACGATCACCCTCAAACGGGTTGATGAGTCGCTCTCTGACATGTTCGGGAGCCTGAGTGACCAGCTCAGCAACCTGCAGGACTCTGCAGCTTCTGCTATTGGGGAGATTAAAAACACGGTTGGAGGATTGCTGCAGTGA
- a CDS encoding phage late control D family protein: MNVNSDLLNLNSKSPAFSIVIEGKDVTTILDTRLMSLTLKDNRGFEADQLDLELDDADGLIALPRRGAVIQLALGWKGQPLFPKGAFTVDEIEHSGAPDRLTIRARSADFRETLNTRREKSWHQTTVGEVVKEIAARHNLKVALGKDLTDKALDHMDQTNESDASFLMKLARQYGAIASVKDGNLLFIRQGQGRTASGKQLPVIIITRKAGDGHRFTLADRGAYTGVIASWLHTREPKKKETTRVKRRRKKATTPKEPEAKQGDYLVGTDENVLVLNRTYANRSNAERAAKMQWERLQRGVASFSLQLAEGRADLYTEMPVKVAGFKQPIDDAEWTITTLTHSVSPDNGFTTSMELEVKIDDLEIE, from the coding sequence GTGAACGTTAATTCTGATCTCCTGAATCTGAACAGCAAAAGCCCGGCTTTCAGTATCGTCATTGAAGGTAAGGACGTGACGACCATACTGGATACTCGCCTGATGAGTCTGACACTGAAGGATAACCGGGGCTTTGAAGCGGACCAGCTTGATCTGGAGCTGGACGACGCCGACGGGCTGATCGCCCTGCCGCGACGTGGGGCTGTGATTCAGCTGGCGCTGGGCTGGAAAGGCCAGCCGCTTTTCCCTAAAGGGGCTTTTACCGTAGATGAAATTGAACACAGCGGTGCCCCTGACCGGCTGACCATCAGGGCACGTAGCGCAGATTTCCGTGAAACCCTCAATACACGGCGCGAAAAATCATGGCATCAGACAACGGTGGGGGAGGTGGTAAAGGAAATCGCCGCCCGGCATAACCTCAAAGTGGCGCTGGGTAAAGACCTGACGGATAAGGCGCTGGATCATATGGACCAGACCAATGAAAGCGATGCAAGTTTTCTGATGAAACTGGCGAGACAGTATGGGGCGATTGCTTCCGTTAAAGACGGGAATCTGCTGTTTATCCGGCAGGGACAGGGAAGAACGGCAAGCGGCAAGCAGCTGCCGGTTATCATCATCACGCGCAAAGCCGGTGACGGTCATCGGTTCACCCTTGCTGATCGTGGTGCCTATACCGGTGTTATTGCCAGCTGGTTGCATACGCGTGAACCCAAGAAAAAAGAGACAACCCGTGTTAAGCGTCGTCGAAAGAAAGCCACCACACCCAAAGAGCCGGAAGCAAAACAGGGAGATTATCTGGTGGGAACGGATGAAAACGTGTTGGTTCTTAATCGTACCTACGCCAACCGGAGCAATGCAGAGCGCGCAGCAAAAATGCAGTGGGAACGTCTGCAGCGCGGGGTTGCTTCATTTTCCCTGCAGCTCGCTGAGGGGCGGGCTGATCTCTATACGGAAATGCCGGTGAAGGTGGCGGGATTTAAGCAGCCGATTGATGATGCAGAATGGACCATTACCACCCTGACGCATTCTGTCAGCCCGGATAATGGATTTACGACCAGCATGGAGCTTGAAGTAAAGATTGATGATCTTGAAATTGAATAA
- the prsE_1 gene encoding Putative HlyD family secretion protein, with protein MKINQHDAAMDDLDIQRERAFSGAGRIVLICSLLFLILGIWAWFGRLDEVSTGNGKVIPSSREQVLQSLDGGILAQLTVREGDKVQANQIVARLDPTRLASNVGESAAKYRASLASSARLTAEVSDSPLDFPDELNGWPDLIAAETRLYKSRRAQLADTEAELRDALASVNKELAITQRLEKSGAASHVEVLRLQRQKSDLGLKITDLRSQYYVQAREALSKANAEVDMLSAILKGREDSVTRLTVRSPVRGIVKNIQVTTIGGVIPPNGEMMEIVPVDDRLLIETRLSPRDIAFIHPGQRALVKITAYDYAIYGGLDGVVETISPDTIQDKVKPEIFYYRVFIRTHQDYLQNKLGRRFSIVPGMIATVDIKTGEKTIVDYLIKPFNRAKEALRER; from the coding sequence ATGAAAATCAATCAGCATGATGCCGCGATGGACGATCTCGATATTCAGCGTGAACGGGCGTTTTCCGGCGCGGGACGTATTGTTCTGATCTGCTCACTGTTATTTCTCATTCTCGGCATCTGGGCGTGGTTTGGCCGACTGGATGAGGTTTCCACCGGCAACGGGAAAGTAATCCCCAGTTCACGCGAACAGGTTCTGCAGTCGCTGGATGGCGGCATTCTGGCGCAATTGACGGTGCGGGAAGGCGATAAGGTTCAGGCAAACCAGATTGTCGCCCGGCTTGATCCTACGCGTTTGGCGTCCAATGTCGGCGAAAGTGCGGCAAAATATCGCGCCTCACTCGCCTCCAGCGCACGGTTAACCGCGGAAGTCAGCGACTCCCCCCTCGACTTCCCCGATGAGCTGAATGGCTGGCCGGATCTGATTGCCGCAGAGACGCGTCTCTATAAAAGCCGTCGTGCGCAACTGGCCGATACCGAAGCCGAACTACGGGATGCTCTGGCGTCGGTTAATAAAGAACTGGCCATTACCCAGCGGCTGGAAAAAAGCGGCGCGGCCAGTCATGTTGAAGTACTGCGACTGCAACGACAAAAAAGCGATTTAGGCTTAAAAATTACCGACCTGCGCTCACAATATTATGTGCAGGCACGCGAAGCGTTATCGAAAGCGAACGCCGAGGTCGATATGCTCTCCGCCATTTTAAAAGGGCGCGAGGATTCCGTCACCCGCCTCACCGTACGCTCGCCGGTACGCGGCATTGTTAAGAATATCCAGGTCACGACGATTGGCGGCGTGATCCCGCCTAACGGCGAGATGATGGAGATAGTGCCGGTAGACGATCGTCTGCTGATTGAAACCCGCCTTTCGCCGCGTGATATTGCCTTTATTCATCCCGGTCAACGCGCATTGGTTAAAATCACCGCTTATGATTACGCCATTTACGGCGGGCTTGACGGCGTGGTGGAGACCATTTCACCGGACACCATTCAGGATAAGGTGAAGCCGGAAATTTTCTACTATCGTGTGTTTATCCGCACCCATCAGGACTATCTACAAAATAAATTAGGACGCCGTTTTTCGATTGTTCCTGGTATGATCGCCACGGTGGATATCAAAACCGGTGAAAAAACCATCGTCGACTATTTAATCAAACCGTTTAATCGAGCGAAAGAAGCGCTGCGTGAGCGGTAA
- the apxIB_1 gene encoding type I secretion protein, ATP-binding protein — MTRAAPDIEEVLSARALSQWAQAIGHVAGHYRVACSPGSIQANAPWFRGKSRTTALTQLARQAGLSFHAPGIDKTAFSQWRLPLVVELRDGQLLVIEHVNGEDAVDVFVIEEEGQRNRLTLSELLPEILYVAALRPLSALKDSRVDRYISRFKPDWMRELVLQDIRPYLPVMVAAFLINVLSLAGIVFSMQVYDRVIPAQSYPTLYVLSFGVLVAVLFGFLLREARTHIMDVLGKRADMRISDRVFSHALRLRNSAIPRSTGSFISQLRELEQIREMITSSTLATIVDLPFFFLFMIVLAIIAPPLAWIAPVAALLMILPGVVLQKKLAVLANQAAHEATLRNAVLVESVQGLEDIKLMQAENRFLQQWNSYIRITGESGLRTRKLTQGLISWGMSVQSLVYAAVIMFGAPMVIEGSMTTGAVVAASMLGSRMIAPMANLCGVLARWQQVKAAKMGLDNIMQLPTETQHDDSLIHRDILHGHYLFENAQFRYHNDDQRIPLRLVRLEIMPGERIAILGRNGAGKSTLLQAMAGSLEMIQGEARLDNLSLSHIDMADLRRNIGFLSQNARLFFGTLRENLTLGAPHASDEQIFDALEVSGGAVFVRRLAKGLDHPIMEGGNGLSGGQRQSLLLARMLLRSPNIVLLDEPSASLDEHTEREFIQRLHQWLGNRTLVVATHRVPLLELVERVVVLKEGQLVMDAPKAQALNADRMQSHRREWKNENQSA; from the coding sequence ATGACTCGCGCCGCCCCCGATATCGAAGAGGTACTCAGTGCGCGCGCGCTGAGCCAATGGGCGCAGGCCATCGGCCATGTCGCCGGTCATTATCGCGTTGCCTGTTCTCCCGGTTCGATTCAGGCCAACGCCCCATGGTTTAGGGGTAAAAGCAGAACGACTGCCTTAACGCAGCTCGCGCGGCAGGCGGGTTTATCCTTTCATGCGCCGGGCATAGACAAAACGGCATTTAGTCAGTGGCGATTGCCGTTGGTTGTCGAGCTCCGGGACGGGCAGTTATTGGTCATCGAACATGTTAATGGCGAAGATGCGGTAGATGTTTTTGTGATCGAAGAAGAGGGCCAGCGTAACCGCCTGACGCTCAGCGAGTTATTGCCGGAGATCCTCTATGTTGCCGCACTACGCCCGCTATCGGCGCTCAAGGATAGCCGCGTCGACCGCTATATCTCCCGCTTTAAACCCGACTGGATGCGCGAGCTGGTTCTGCAGGATATCCGCCCTTATTTACCGGTAATGGTCGCCGCCTTTCTGATTAACGTGCTGTCGCTGGCCGGGATTGTATTCTCTATGCAGGTTTACGATCGAGTGATCCCCGCTCAGTCGTATCCTACCCTGTACGTTCTCTCCTTCGGCGTGCTGGTCGCGGTGCTGTTCGGTTTTCTGCTGCGTGAAGCACGTACGCACATTATGGACGTGCTCGGTAAACGCGCCGATATGCGCATTTCCGATCGGGTATTTAGTCATGCGTTAAGGCTGCGCAACAGCGCTATCCCCCGTTCCACCGGCAGTTTTATCTCGCAGTTACGCGAACTGGAGCAGATCCGCGAGATGATCACCTCTTCAACGCTGGCGACCATTGTCGATCTGCCTTTCTTTTTCCTGTTTATGATAGTCCTGGCGATTATCGCCCCACCGCTGGCATGGATAGCGCCAGTGGCGGCTCTGCTGATGATCCTGCCGGGCGTCGTACTGCAAAAAAAACTGGCTGTCCTCGCCAACCAGGCCGCCCACGAAGCGACGCTACGCAATGCAGTCTTAGTCGAAAGCGTTCAGGGGCTGGAAGATATTAAACTGATGCAGGCGGAGAACCGCTTTCTCCAGCAGTGGAATAGCTATATCCGTATTACCGGCGAGTCGGGTCTACGCACCCGCAAACTCACGCAAGGACTTATCAGTTGGGGGATGTCGGTACAAAGTCTGGTGTATGCCGCAGTGATTATGTTCGGCGCGCCGATGGTCATTGAAGGCAGTATGACTACCGGCGCCGTGGTCGCCGCGTCGATGCTCGGCTCGCGAATGATCGCGCCAATGGCTAACCTGTGCGGCGTGCTGGCGCGCTGGCAGCAGGTGAAAGCGGCGAAGATGGGTCTCGACAACATTATGCAACTGCCCACCGAGACACAGCATGACGATAGCCTGATACACCGCGACATCCTCCACGGGCATTACCTCTTTGAAAACGCTCAGTTTCGTTACCATAACGACGATCAACGCATACCGCTGCGCCTCGTGCGTCTGGAGATCATGCCAGGCGAGCGGATTGCGATACTGGGGCGTAACGGTGCGGGCAAATCCACACTTTTACAGGCGATGGCGGGCAGCCTGGAGATGATTCAGGGGGAGGCCCGGCTTGATAATCTCAGCTTGTCGCACATCGATATGGCAGATTTGCGCCGCAACATCGGCTTTCTTAGCCAGAACGCGCGGCTTTTTTTTGGTACCCTACGTGAGAACCTGACGCTCGGCGCGCCACACGCCAGCGATGAACAGATTTTTGACGCGCTCGAAGTCAGCGGCGGCGCCGTTTTCGTCAGGCGGCTGGCAAAAGGGTTGGATCATCCCATTATGGAGGGCGGTAACGGCCTGTCCGGCGGGCAGCGTCAGTCCCTGTTGCTGGCGAGAATGCTGCTGCGCTCCCCCAATATTGTGCTGCTTGACGAACCCAGCGCCTCGCTGGATGAACATACGGAACGAGAGTTTATTCAGCGGTTACATCAATGGCTTGGCAATCGTACCCTGGTCGTCGCGACACACCGGGTACCACTACTGGAGCTGGTTGAGCGTGTCGTTGTCCTGAAAGAAGGGCAACTGGTGATGGACGCGCCAAAAGCGCAGGCGCTTAACGCGGATCGGATGCAAAGTCACCGTCGGGAGTGGAAAAATGAAAATCAATCAGCATGA